In Bacillus thuringiensis, the DNA window AAGTCTCGAATTTAAATTATACAGTTAAATCGTTAAAACGTTTCAAAGATAAAACGGTAATTATTTCAGGTGGAGGGAACTCTGCAATTGATTGGGCAAATGAATTAGAACCAATCGCGAAAAAAGTGTACTTAACATATAGAAAAGAAGAATTATCTGGTCACGAAGCACAAGTAAAACAACTTATGAATAGTTCAGCAAAATGTTTCTTTAATACATCGATTACAAAATTAATTGCTGGTGATAACCATGAAGCGATTGAATATGTAGAATTAACAAACCATGAAACGGGAGAGATTTCTCAGTTATCTATCGAAGAAGTTATTATTAATCATGGATATGAACGTGACATTACATTATTGGAAAATAGTGAGCTAGATGTCGCAATTGTAGATAATTACTTTATTGCAGGGAATGCGAATAGTGAGTCCTCTGTAGATGGATTATATGCTGCGGGAGATATTTTAAAGCATGAAGGGAAATTACATTTAATTGCAGGAGCGTTCCAAGATGCTGGAAATGCTGTAAATAAAGCGAAACAATTTATTCAACCAGATGCAAGTGAGTATGGAATGGTTTCGTCGCATAATGAAGTATTTAAGAAGAGAAATCGTGAATTGATCAAGCAGATGATGAAATAATAAAAAAACAAGTATACCCCCATTTACTTCTCTATTCGAGTGATAAGAGAGGCAAATGGGGGTTTTCCTGTTTACTATATTTTCAATCATTATAATGACACCGGTTTCATCAGTTCATGTAATATGAACGTTTTATTTGTAAATCTTCCTAGAAAACAATGAATCTATGTTTTGCTGACGCAGAACAGTATTACATTATGCTGTCCCTTTAGCTCGTTCGTTAGGAAATGGCATATTTAATATAGACGCAATGTACTGTTTTCCATGCATTCGAGCTAATGATTCTAATATTTGACGGACGCGTTTTGTAAGATGTCCTTGTCCCTTTATAGCTTCACAATATGCATCATAGAAAGCGTATTTAGCCCAAAGGAAATCATCTTGTTGGAATAAAAAATGATTTTTGTACCATTCCCCAATTGTATGGTAACAATTGTTTTCATGTATTACTGAGCTTTGAGAAAGAATACGATCAGATAAAGATGTAGTTAAATGAGAAATTGTGTTTTCTGTTTCAACCTGTAATGTTTTTTCTAACATTGTAATGATGTGACGAGTAGCCATATGTTAACTCTCCTTTGTGTAAATGGGTAATACCATTCTATATTTAAAAAATCCTTACTATATTATTATACAATATATGGAATGCATCCACCTTCTTTTTAAATTGCATTTACAAAATCTTTTTTATTTGTTTACAAAAATAAAGTAAGATACAGTATATAGGAAAAAACAATAAAGGAATGAACGCGTTGTATATAACAGTAGAAGAAGCTGCGGAGTATTTGAATTTACCAAAGTCGTATATTGAAGAGCTAATTCAGAAAAAGCAAATTCGTGCTCTATTCGATGGAGAGCAATATTTATTAAATAAAGAACAATTCAATACACATTTAGAACAAATGGAGAAATATAAGCAATTAGTGGAAGAAATATTGAACGAACCAATTCCAGAAGATATGGATGTTAAAGACGAAGATTAAACTATAGGAAATCCCGTATGAAGATATGCAGAAATGTATCTTCATACGGGATTTTTTTGTCTCAAAATATCAAAACTTTAAGGGGAATTTAGGGTTTTTCGGGAGTTTGATAGGTAATAGTCTACCATGTTAAAAGCATATTTTTTTCTAGCTAGGACAAACATAGAGAACGTAACCTGTACAGATACATATACTATCAGTGCAAAAGCTTATAAATTAATGGAAGGGGTTTTCTCGTGAGTTTATTTCATTGTGATTTTCTGAAAGATTTAATTGGATCTTTTGTAAGAGTAAACAGGGGTGGTCCAGAATCTCAAAAAGGGACAATAGTCGCAGTATGTTCAGATTACTTTGTATTGAAGAATGAAAAAGGAGAGCTCTATTACTATCAGATTCGTCATCTGAAAAGTGTTACAAAAAATGCGAAAGATTGTAAAGCAGATGATTGCGGATGGTTTGAATGTGAATGTGAAGATGACTTTGAAAAGCTACTTCAAAGCTTCAAATATCGCTGGGTGAAAATTAATCGTGGTGGTCCAGAGAAAGTTGAAGGTATTTTACAAGATGTTTCTTGTGAATTCGTGACATTAATTGTAAAAGAAGAAGTTATATTAGTTGCAGTATCCCATATTAAGAGTGTCACAGTAGAGTGCGGAGAGAGCGAAGAAAGTAATAGTGAAAGCACTTGTTCAGGTCGAGATCGCGCACAAAGACAATCAAGTAGAGGAAGATAATAAGAAAGGAGGATATAAATTTGGAGAGTGTATTATGTTGTGAGCAAATTAAGTGCTTAGTCGGTGAGACTGTGAAAGTAAATCTGCGTGGACCAGAGAGTCGAGTGGGGGTACTTGTATCGTTAGGAAGAGATTACCTCACATTACAACTTCCTCTTGGTGAATTAGTATATTACCAATTGAAGCACGTGAAGAGTCTAGTTAAGAAAGTGAAAGAAAGTAAATGTGGCGATTGCTATGTTTCATGTTTCTGCTCTGATGATGATACTTTTGTCGATGTATTACGTGACTTGAAGTATAAGTGGGTAAAGATTAATCGTGGCGGCCCAGAGTGTGTGGAAGGTTTATTAAGTGAAGTGCATGAAGAATGTATTACGCTAGTAAACGGTGATGAAGTCATTTATATCATTAATTATCATATTAAGAGTGTGAGTCAAGTAGTGAAATGTAAAAAGAATGAAGATGAATAATGTTTAATAAATAAGAGGGGCATTATGAGGGAAAGAGAAGAACAATTTCTTATTTCGATAGTATGAAAAGGAATTACTTACTATTAAGACAGAACATTGCCCTGATTATTTTTTTAAAATGGAAGATAGTAAAGTTGAAATTCATAGGAAGGAGGATATAGATGAATGAGTTAAACAAAAGTATTGGAGAAAATATATATATTAAATTAATCGGTGAAAAAAGGTTTAAAGGTGTATTAATAGACGTAGGGAATGATATTGTTGTTCTTTACAATGGACAAGACTACGTATATATATCTTTATACCATGTACAATATTATAAATTTTTAAGACCATATGATGAAGAAATATCAAAACCAGATGTTGATTCTGTAATTAAGAGAGAATCACCTTCCATTTCTTTGAGAAAAGTATTAAGTACTTCTAAAGGAATTTTTACAGAAGTTTATGTAGCAGGAAATGCTCCAATACATGGTTATGTTACAAGTGTAATGAACGATTATATTGTTTTTTATAGTCCAGTTTATAAAACAGTATATATATCTTTAAAGCATTTAAAATGGTTAATTCCGTATAAAGAAAATCAAGTTCCTTATGCCCTCAATAAAAATGAACTCCCCGTGAATCCGCTAAATATTACGTTAGCTAGAACGTTTGAAGAACAGCTTATTAAAATGGCTGGGAAAATTATGGTGTTCGATTTAGGTGAGGAATCTAATAAAATCGGAAAGATGGCGAAGATTGATGAGGGGCATATTGAAATATTAAAAGCACGTGATGCAAAAATGTATGTAAATATTCAACATGTAAAATCTGTCCATTGTCCGTAGAGTAGACTAGTTGAAAGGCTGGCTTTTTCTTTTATATATGCAAAAGAAAAGGTCGAGCCTATTTATTTAGTTTGATTTGGATGTGAGGGGAAAAATGAATTGAATATAATTGTGTTAGTTGTATCTATGAAGAGCTAATCTTGTGCAAAATTATAAAATGAAACTTTAATCAGTGGGGGGCATCTCTCACCGATAGGGTTTTTACGGGCAGTTGATCCTTTGCCTAACTTTTTTGCTTTCGCTGGATTTTGAGTTTTGGGTCTTACTGCCCAGCAAATAGCGGGATAAAAAATATGTACGAGCTATCTTTTGATATATTCAATTTATTTTTTGGAGGGAGAACTGTTCAACTACTATATTAAAGGGGTTTTGTTGGTGGAACAGTTTTCAAATTCGTTATCGATTACATTACTTGGTAGTGCTGGTGGAGCAGCAAAAGCAGTTTTAGCAATTTTAAATCAAGCGATAGTAAATGAAAAAGACCTGATTTATGAAACGATAAAGAATGTTCAATTTCATTTGGTTGATATAAAACAAAAAGATAGGACTTATTACGATGAGTTGTTTCCAAATTTGAAAGATCAATTGTTTTTATATGAAATTGATCTTCAAGATGTAGTGAAATTCAAACAACATTTGAAAGAAAAAAGCACGAGTGTTGTTATTGATGTTTCGGGGGCAGATACGATCAGAGTGTTAAGCTGTTGTAATGAACTTGGAATTTGTTATATTAATTCAGCTTTGGAAAATGAGGCAGTAGATCAGGACGATAGTTTAATCGGTTTTCAGCTTACGGAAAGATATACGAGATTTGAGAAGGAAAAAGAGAAATTTACAAATACAAAAGCAATTATAGGCTCAGGTATGAATCCAGGTGTTGTTCAATGGATGGTTGTTGAACTTATGAAGGAACGCCCGAATGAAAAGCCAAGAGCATGCTATATAGTAGAACATGATACGTCATTTTTGAATGATACAGCACTTATAAAGCCTGATACACTTTATGCTTCATGGGCAGTAGAGCGATTTCTAGATGAAGCGATATGGAGTTATCCGATGTATATGAGTCATCATCGTCCTCTTTACTTTTATGAAGATGTATATGCTTCAGAGTATAAAGTAAAGTTGGGAGAGAAAGAGTTTTATGGTTGTTTAATGCCACATGAGGAAGTTTTAATTTTAGGGAAAAACTTTAATATGGAAGTTGGGTTTCTTTACCGAATTAACGAGTATACAACAAATATAATTAGACAGAATTTAGATAAGGTAGAAGAACTATGGAACTGGAATCGTAAAGTATTTAATCCAGCCGAAGAAGAGATTGCGGGCGAGGATCTAGTCGGTGTATTACTCGTTTATGAAAATAGGGAGACATATATGTATAATGTGATGAATAGTAGCCAAGTTTTTCATAAATATAAAACGAATGCGACTTACTTCCAAGTAGGATGTGGAATTTATGCTGGCTTGTGTAGTTTACTGTTCGATAACTTTAAACAAGGTGCCTATTATGTAGAGGAATTATTATTAAATACAGAAAGTAAGTACGGAGAATATTTGAATTTATATATGAAGGATTTTGTGGTGGGGGAAAATGATTTTACGGATGGATTGCTACATGATCGGGTAAGATGGATATAAGTTGTGACGAAAAGGGAGGGGGAAATTTCCTTCCTTTTCGCGTTATAAGGTTACATATTGTTCTGAAAGTAATTTCATACTTATAATTTAATGAGATAATATGTAGAGTTTTTGTATGGATCATGAGGAGTATTTATATGAACAAATTTAAAAACTTAATTTATGAGAAAAGAGAAGCTTTAAAAGTATTTAAAAAAATTAACGGATTTGCTAGGAAAACCGAAACCAACGAATTATGAATGGTGTAATATACAGGAAATCCTTTTATATGTTGTACAGCTAATGGAAAGTTATGCAGCGCAATATAGAGTGAGATTTCATTTGCAAGTAGATGGGAATCTACCGGTTATAAATAGTGATGATAAACAATTAAAACAAGTGTTATTAAATATTATTAAAAACGGAATAGAATCAATGCCAGAAGGTGGAGATATTCATATCTGTACATATCAAAAAACTGAAGGGCATTTATGTATTTCTGTTGAAGACCAAGGCTTTGGTTATAGAGAAGGAGAAGTTAGAGAAGATTGGAAAGGCTTTTTACACAACAAAGGAGAATGGTACGGGACTTGGATTAATGATTACATAGAAACTTATTAAGGAACATCAAGGAAGTATCGCAATTCAAAGTAATGTGGGAATAGGAACGAAAGTGGAGATTTTTTTACCAACAGTATCATGTGCTAGAGAAAATATTTTTCAGAAAAGTGTTCTTGTTGCGTAAATATAAACATTTTATAAAATGTTTCAAGAAGGGTTTTTTTTATAAAACACTTCGTTTATAATGGAGGAAAATATCGACATGAGATTTATTATTCATGTTACGGTTCGGTAGTAGGGGTGCACACGCATCCTTTTTTCTATGCAGATATGATGAAAGAGGTGGTATGATGGAATTAACATTAAATTCGACTGTACGTTTACACACGATTCAATTTCGAAAAGAGCAAAATAATTATATTGTAAAAGATACAATTACAGGAGAAAAATATGAAATGCCGCCACTTTGGATTGATGCATTGGCAATGATGCGTGACGGTTTTTCATTGGGGGAAATTGAGGAGAAATTAAAAGAAGAGTATCCGGTCGAAGAAATAAATATGTTAGCATTTACGAGGCAATTGTTAGAGCTAGAGCTTGTCGAAATGGTAGATGGGGAAGAAATAGCATGTACAAAGAAGAAAGAGAAAGATTATTTAGCTTGGTTACGTCCTCGTGTTGAGCAATTCTTTCTTAGTTTAAATAGAAAAAATAGAAGCAAAGGTCAATAAATGATCTTTGCTTTTTTGTATAGTTTGTTTAAAAAATTACAGCGAATGCCCTTGCAAAAGCACCGTCGCTATCTTTAATTTTTAAAGGTGCCGCTGAGAAAAAGAAACGTTTCGTATTAATGGCATCTAAGTTTGTTAAGTTTTCGATTAAATAAATATTATTCCCAAGTAGTATGTGATGAATCGGTGATGTTTCTGTTGTTACCTCATCAGGAGAGATGAAATCTAAACCGACAGATTTTACTTTTAATTGAACTAGTTCTTCAGCTAATTCTTCAGAAAGATAAAAAGCTTCTTTCTCATATGCTTCTGTGTTCCATTTAGTAGATAGATTGGAATGGAAAATGACAATATCCCCTTCTTTTATGTCAGCGTTGTGTAATACTTCTCTAGGTAGTTTTCGTTCTTTTACATGAGTTACATCAATAAGAACAGCGTCGCCTACAAATTGATTTAGGGGTAATTGATCAATAGTCGTTGCACCTGAAATGAAATGAGCAGGAGCATCACAATGTGTGCCAACATGAACAACAGAATGAAAGTCTGTAACTTGATAGCCTGCCTCTTCAACGCTTGTAATGGCTCCTAAATTGATTTTTGGTGTTCCAGGGAATTGGGACATGTTGTTTTCAAATGTTTGTGATAGGTCAATTACTTTCACTTTAAATACCTCCAATATATGTTTTGAAATAAAAAAACTCACCTTTCATAATCAAGAAAGATGAGTTTTGCACACAATAGTTACGTTTTATCTTTCAAAATGCAATGCATTTTGCAGGAATTAGCACCTATTCAGTTTTTATAAACTGAGGTTGCTGGGCGTCAAAGGGCCGGTCCCTCTGCCTCTCTTGATAAAGACATATTAAGTTTTTAGTTCTGAATATTCACTGTATTTAAATTGTAATTCATTTCCTTTTTTCGTGCAATACAAAATAGGTATTCACCCAAATAAAGTTGCTCGCATATTGTAGCTTATGTAAATAGAATGCTGCGAAGGAGTGAGTGCAGTGACAGGGAATGTATTGAATTATTATGCTGGTGGAAATACAGCTAGAGGGTTTCATAATTTATACGAAGAGAACTTAAAAGGACTAAACAGGTTATTTATTTTAAAGGGTGGTCCTGGAACCGGGAAATCTTCTTTAATTAAGGCAATAGGTCGCGAATGGGTTGAAAAAGGATATGATATTGAATTTTTACACTGTTCTTCTGATAACAAATCAGTTGATGGTGTAATTATTCCGAAGTTAAAAGTAGGAATTGTTGATGGAACATCACCGCATGTTATTGAACCGAAAATGCCAGGAGTTGTTGAGGAGTATATTAATTTAGGGGTTGCTTGGGACTCAGATAAATTAAGAAAGCATAAGGTGGAAATTGAACGATTTGTTTCAGAAGCAAGTAAAGCTTTTCAAACTGCTTACGCTTGTTTTAACGAGGCGCTAATTATACATGATGAGTGGGAGAAAATATATATTAATAATATTGATTTTAATAAAGCAAATGTACTAACCGATCAGCTGATTCAGAAGTTATTTACAGATAAAGGCGGGAAACAATCGCTTGTGAAACATCGTTTTTTAGGAGCAGCTACACCGAAAGGAGCAGTTGATTTTGTTCCTAATTTAACAGAAGGATTACCACATCGTTATTTTATAAAAGGACGCCCAGGCTCTGGGAAATCAACAATGCTCAAAAAATTAGCTAAGGCAGCAGAAGAAAAAGGATTTGAAGTTGAAGTATATCATTGTGGATTTGATCCGAATAGCCTTGATATGGTGATTGTAAGAGAATTAGGGTTTGCAATTTTTGATAGCACCGCACCACATGAATATTTTCCGAGCCGCGAAGGTGATGAGATTATAGATATGTATGCCCTTATCGTGACACCAGGGACAGATGAGAAGTATGCGACAGAAATTCGCGACGTGTCGATTCAATATAAAGCAAAAATGAATGAGGCGATGTCTTTCTTAGCGAAAGCGAAATCAGTTCGTGATAAATTAGAACGAATTTATATTGCTGCTATGGATTTTTCAAGAGTAGACGCATATAAAGAGGAGATTCAAAAAGAGTTTGAACGAATTGCGGTTAGTGTAACAGAAAAGAACAAGTAAAAAATAAGTTTTTTGGCAGGCTGTCGGGAGTTTTCTGACAGCTATTTTAGTATGTAGTAAACTTAGTGGTATATTTGTCGAATTTCCAAGGAAATAATCAAAAGATGGAGAGGGTATGAAATGAGAGAGAAAATTAGGTTGGAGTTAGAAAGAATTGAAAAAGAGAATGAAGTGAAAATTTTATTTGCAGTGGAATCAGGGAGTCGTGCTTGGGGCTTTCCATCGAAAGATAGTGATTATGATGTTAGATTCGTTTATATGCATCCGGTAGAATGGTATTTATCAATTCATGATAAACGAGATGTAATTGAGTATCCGATTAGTGATGATTTAGATATAAGCGGCTGGGATATTAAAAAAGCGTTACAACTATTCGCAAAGTCAAACCCAGCTTTACTTGAATGGATTCGATCACCGATTTTTTATTCGAAAAACTCTAATTTTCCAGAACAGCTTCAGCAAATGAGTGAAAAGCATTTTGATCCAAAAGCAACGATATATCATTACTTACATATGGCTTCAAAAAATTATCGTGAATTTTTGCAAGGTGAGAATGTAAAATTGAAAAAGTACTTTTATGTATTACGTCCTATTTTAGCTTGTAAGTGGTTAGAGGAGAAAACAACTCTGCCTCCTGTAGAATTCGATCGATTGATTACAGAATTATCATTAGAACGTAGTGTATTAGCTGAAATTGAACAGTTGTTAATAAAGAAAAAGGCAGGTACTGAATTAGATATTGGATTAAAAATTGAGGTGTTGAATCAATTTTTAGAAGATCAAATTCATTACTATCAGCAATATGTAAAAGGAATTGAAAAGGGATCAGGAATCGATATTGAGAGTTTAAATACATTGTTTCGAGATATGTTGTTTGCAGTATATGAAAAAGAGCACAAGTGAGTTTGTGCTCTTTTTCATTTTGTAGGAATAAAGAAAACAGATATAGCTGCGAGAAGACCTGCGAATGAGAATAAGTAAAAATTCCATGCTAAGTCATATTGCATTGTCATAATGATACCGACAAGAATAGGGCCAGCAATTGCACCAACTCGGCCGAGTCCAAGTCCCCAGCCTAAGGAAGTAGCTCGGATATGGGATGGGAAATATTGTGTTACATATGCATTTAATATTTGAGTAATACCGACTGATCCAATTCCAGCAAGACCGATTAAAAGATAAATGATTGTAACAGATGGTTTAATTGTTAATAGTCCAATACATATGGCTGCCATAAGATAGGAGATGCTAATAACAATTTTAGCTCCTATACGATCTGCGATTGCTCCAGCAAATAATGCCCCGATAGCGGCAGTAATATTTAGCATAAGTAAAAATGATAAACTAGATCCAAGAGGGTATCCTGCTTGGCGCATCATTTGAGGTAACCAAGTATTTAAACCGTATATTAAAAACATTCCCATTATATAAGTGATCCAAAAAAGCAGTGTTGCTTTTATGTATTCTTTTGAGAATAACGTAAGAAACCCATTTTTCTTTCGTATATTAGAGGGGGCTTGATGAGTTTCCTCTTTTGCATTAAATTCAATTTGGAAACGATTAAGAATTTGGTCCACTTCTTCTTGGCGATTACGTGATAATAAAAATTGAATGGATTCAGGTAAATAACGAATGATGAAAGGAATGAGGAGTAGCGGAACCATTCCGATGCCAAACATAATTCTCCATCCGAAATCTTCTAACATAAACATAGACAAAATAGCACCTAACACGATACCTAAAGGATAGCCAGTAAACATAAGAGCATAAATAAAAGATTGTCGCTTTTTGGGTGAATATTCAACAGTAAGTGCTGAAGCTGTTGGAATAACACCGCCTAATCCGATTCCTCCGATAAATCGAGATAAACCAAATAATTCAGGGGAAGGAGCAAGTGCAGCAAGACCCATTGTGATAGAAAAAAGTGCTAAACAGCATATAAGCGTCCATTTTCGCCCAATTAGATCTGTAATGGTTCCAACTAGAATAGCGCCAATAAACATCCCAAATAAAGCATAGCTAGCAATTGTACCAGCGTGTGCTGGTGAAAGTGCCCAACTTTTGTCTTCTAGGAGCTTTGGCAGAACGGCACCGTAAATACCTAAATCATATCCATCAGCTAGAATGGCTAGCCAACAAATAAAAACAACAAGTTTTGTAATAGAGCTTGAAAAGATAGTTTCTGTAGATTCTAGATGAGGTGGAGCTGAAGGTTGCATAGTATTCCCTCCTTTTATTTATAGATAAATATATTATTTCATTTGATGTTAATATTTCCCTTCTTATGTCGAAGTTTATCTGAAAAGGTTTTATAACAAATAAAGAAGTTCAACAGGAATCCTGTTGAACTTCTTTATTTGTTTACTCATTATTAACTCGTTTTAACGGTTGATCTGCTGGACCTTCCAGAACATCTCCCTCAATTGAAAAGCGGGAACCGTGGCAAGGGCAGTCCCAAGTACAATCGCCATTATTCCATTCAACTTCGCAGCCGAGATGTGTACAAGTTGTATCGACAATATGTAATTTTCCATCTTTGTCCTTATAAGCACCTGCTCGTTTCCCGTTAACATGCACGACAGATCCTTCACCAATTTCGAGGTCTTCTGGTTGACGTAATGCGGTTTCCATCTTTCCTTCAATTAAATGTTTCGCAACATCAATGTTCTGAGAGAGGAACGTTTTTATATCTGTATTTGCATGGAAGCGTGATGGTGCATACAGTTCTTTATATGGACTGTGGACTTTTAGAATGGAGTCCTTCAGTAAATGAGCGGCAGCAGTTCCAGTTGTCATTCCCCATTTACGATATCCAGTTGCAACAAATATATTTGGATTCCTTTCGTTAATATGTCCAATATAAGGAAGCTTATCTAGCGTAATTAAATCTTGTGCTGACCATCTATAGGGAACTTCATCTATTCCAAATGTTGCTTCCGCAAAAGAAAACAGAGCTTCATAATGAAGCATTGTATTTATTCCTTGTCCTGTTTTATGACTTTCTCCGCCAATTAAAATTAATTTTTCCCCATTGTTTGTTGTATAGCGTAAGGAGCGTTTTGGGTCATCAATACTTAAATACATGCCACCTGGATAATCTGTTTTTGCTTTGATTGCAAGAGCATAAGAGCGTTCAGCATACATTCGCGTAAAGAAAAAGCTATTTGCATCATAAAAAGGAAAATGCGAGCAAGAGACAACATATTTACAAGTGATGCGATGGCCCTCCTTTGTAATGACTTGTGGAGAATCCCCCTTTTCCACATCCATAGCTGTTGTTTGTTCGTAAACTTTTCCACCCATCTCCACAAACTTTTCTAGAAGTGTTTTCAAATAAAGGAGGGGATGGAATTGTGCTTGATTTTTCATGATAAGTGCAGATTGCACTGGAATCGGAATCGATAGAGATTGAACATAGTCACAAGGTATATTTAATTTTTGATAGGCTTCATATTCTTTCGATAAATTTCTTAATCCATTATCAGTAGTTGTATATAAATATGAATCTTCATTTGAGAAATTACAGTCGATTTTATATGTTTGCACAGTTTTATTAATAAATTTTAGAGCATGATTATTTGATTCATAGTAAAGCCCGGCCTTTTCCACACCGAAATGATTTATTAATTCGTCATAAATAAGATCATGTTGCGCTGTTACCTTTGCTGTTGTATGCCCAGTCGTTCCATTTAAAATAAGACCAGAATCAATTAACACAACATCGATGCCTTCTTTTGCAAGTAAATAGGCAGTAGTAATACCTGTAATACCAGCACCGATAACAGCAACTTTGGTCTTTATATTTTCGGATAAACGAGGGAAAGTAGGAAACTGAGTAGATTCAATCCAATAAGATAGTGGTAGTTGTGGAAATGTATCACTTGTCATTGTGGAAACCTCCTGATTTTAGAACAATTTTCCTTTTAATATTTCCATATTATATGAAATTCATGTGTGCTTTTTTAGAAGGAGTCTATTTTGTTAAAAGAAAGATAAAATTATTTTAATATAATTATTAAATATTGTCGGTATGAAGAGGTAGAGATTGTGTAAAGCTAGATTTAGGTGAGTGTATTTGTCATTTACACCGAGAATTCTTGAACAAGATAGAGTCTATAGCATGTCAAGGTACGTATATGCATAATGGGTGAAACCTTATAAAATCTATGTTTTTTCTTTAGTGAAATAGAGTATGATTATAAAAATATAACCAATTTTTATTACTAGGTCATAAAAGTTGTTGACAATATAGAAATTCTATTGATATGATTCATCATGTGGAAAGGTTGATAGAGAGTAAAAAGAGAAATGTTTTTCATTGATAATAAAAGCGAAAAAATAAGTGACGATAGAGTGAGTATATTTTCCTTATAATAGATGCTTTTTGAATCACCTAGTAAAATCAATCTGGAAGCAAGAATTGATATATGTAAGTTGCGCAAGGCGCGGCATAAGAAAGGGGCAAAAGGATGAAGGAGCTTCATACGTTTGGGTGGTATGCAGCACGTGTATCACCACATTTGCCGAAAAAAGCGTTTAAACCAGTTCCTACTCGTTTATTTGGTGGACTGGCTTATTTGCTTGTGGCATTGGCGGGGTTAATATCGATTGGTGTATTTGAATTGAATGTGTGGGCGAATCTAGGAATTGCGATTGTTCTTGGATTATGTTTTGCTTCACTTGGGTTTTTAGGACATGAAATTTTACATGGAACTGTTGTAAGAAAGGCATGGCTACGTGATTTTTTAGGCGCGATTGCATTTATGCCATTATCAACAGGCCCTAAACTTTGGAGAAAGTGGCATAATGCAACGCATCATGTTCATACGCAACATGAAGAGAA includes these proteins:
- a CDS encoding NAD(P)/FAD-dependent oxidoreductase; this encodes MNQEELFDVTVIGGGPAGLYSAFYSGLREMKTKIIEFQPQLGGKIHVYPEKMIWDIGGLLPVTGEKLIEQLVQQGLTFQPEVVLNTKIESIIRNQDGIFTLKTSSGEEHFSKTVIVATGSGILNPQKLSIEGAERFEVSNLNYTVKSLKRFKDKTVIISGGGNSAIDWANELEPIAKKVYLTYRKEELSGHEAQVKQLMNSSAKCFFNTSITKLIAGDNHEAIEYVELTNHETGEISQLSIEEVIINHGYERDITLLENSELDVAIVDNYFIAGNANSESSVDGLYAAGDILKHEGKLHLIAGAFQDAGNAVNKAKQFIQPDASEYGMVSSHNEVFKKRNRELIKQMMK
- a CDS encoding helix-turn-helix domain-containing protein; translated protein: MNALYITVEEAAEYLNLPKSYIEELIQKKQIRALFDGEQYLLNKEQFNTHLEQMEKYKQLVEEILNEPIPEDMDVKDED
- a CDS encoding spore coat protein; translated protein: MSLFHCDFLKDLIGSFVRVNRGGPESQKGTIVAVCSDYFVLKNEKGELYYYQIRHLKSVTKNAKDCKADDCGWFECECEDDFEKLLQSFKYRWVKINRGGPEKVEGILQDVSCEFVTLIVKEEVILVAVSHIKSVTVECGESEESNSESTCSGRDRAQRQSSRGR
- a CDS encoding spore coat protein is translated as MESVLCCEQIKCLVGETVKVNLRGPESRVGVLVSLGRDYLTLQLPLGELVYYQLKHVKSLVKKVKESKCGDCYVSCFCSDDDTFVDVLRDLKYKWVKINRGGPECVEGLLSEVHEECITLVNGDEVIYIINYHIKSVSQVVKCKKNEDE
- a CDS encoding DUF2642 domain-containing protein, whose translation is MNELNKSIGENIYIKLIGEKRFKGVLIDVGNDIVVLYNGQDYVYISLYHVQYYKFLRPYDEEISKPDVDSVIKRESPSISLRKVLSTSKGIFTEVYVAGNAPIHGYVTSVMNDYIVFYSPVYKTVYISLKHLKWLIPYKENQVPYALNKNELPVNPLNITLARTFEEQLIKMAGKIMVFDLGEESNKIGKMAKIDEGHIEILKARDAKMYVNIQHVKSVHCP
- a CDS encoding S-adenosylmethionine decarboxylase related protein produces the protein MEQFSNSLSITLLGSAGGAAKAVLAILNQAIVNEKDLIYETIKNVQFHLVDIKQKDRTYYDELFPNLKDQLFLYEIDLQDVVKFKQHLKEKSTSVVIDVSGADTIRVLSCCNELGICYINSALENEAVDQDDSLIGFQLTERYTRFEKEKEKFTNTKAIIGSGMNPGVVQWMVVELMKERPNEKPRACYIVEHDTSFLNDTALIKPDTLYASWAVERFLDEAIWSYPMYMSHHRPLYFYEDVYASEYKVKLGEKEFYGCLMPHEEVLILGKNFNMEVGFLYRINEYTTNIIRQNLDKVEELWNWNRKVFNPAEEEIAGEDLVGVLLVYENRETYMYNVMNSSQVFHKYKTNATYFQVGCGIYAGLCSLLFDNFKQGAYYVEELLLNTESKYGEYLNLYMKDFVVGENDFTDGLLHDRVRWI
- a CDS encoding cyclase family protein, giving the protein MKVIDLSQTFENNMSQFPGTPKINLGAITSVEEAGYQVTDFHSVVHVGTHCDAPAHFISGATTIDQLPLNQFVGDAVLIDVTHVKERKLPREVLHNADIKEGDIVIFHSNLSTKWNTEAYEKEAFYLSEELAEELVQLKVKSVGLDFISPDEVTTETSPIHHILLGNNIYLIENLTNLDAINTKRFFFSAAPLKIKDSDGAFARAFAVIF
- a CDS encoding PRK06851 family protein; translated protein: MTGNVLNYYAGGNTARGFHNLYEENLKGLNRLFILKGGPGTGKSSLIKAIGREWVEKGYDIEFLHCSSDNKSVDGVIIPKLKVGIVDGTSPHVIEPKMPGVVEEYINLGVAWDSDKLRKHKVEIERFVSEASKAFQTAYACFNEALIIHDEWEKIYINNIDFNKANVLTDQLIQKLFTDKGGKQSLVKHRFLGAATPKGAVDFVPNLTEGLPHRYFIKGRPGSGKSTMLKKLAKAAEEKGFEVEVYHCGFDPNSLDMVIVRELGFAIFDSTAPHEYFPSREGDEIIDMYALIVTPGTDEKYATEIRDVSIQYKAKMNEAMSFLAKAKSVRDKLERIYIAAMDFSRVDAYKEEIQKEFERIAVSVTEKNK